In one Candidatus Nitronereus thalassa genomic region, the following are encoded:
- a CDS encoding KpsF/GutQ family sugar-phosphate isomerase codes for MNVLAEIRRVLELESRAIAGLQKNLGPDYEEAVRLLFACQGKVVVTGVGKSGIIGQKVAATMVSTGTPAMFLHSADGMHGDVGIIQKNDVVLAIGKSGESEELNAILPVARKVGAKVISITAQPKSTMARHSDLVLHTPIEEEACPFNMAPTTSTTAALVVGDALAMTLMKLRNFQPEEFAVNHPGGQLGKRLLLMVGDIMRSGVDNPVIPVSADTKTMLSEITRKRSGAVSVIDDEGRLVGLVTDYDIRKVLERGDDLFAAKIVDIMNPKPDFVFEDETAYSALEKMEKRDKPISLLPVLSRHQKVVGMIHLHDLVVRGL; via the coding sequence ATGAATGTTCTTGCTGAAATCCGCCGTGTTCTGGAGCTGGAATCTCGGGCGATTGCGGGACTTCAGAAAAATTTAGGCCCTGATTACGAGGAGGCCGTCCGGCTGCTGTTTGCCTGTCAAGGAAAGGTGGTAGTGACGGGTGTTGGAAAGTCGGGCATTATCGGACAGAAGGTTGCTGCAACTATGGTATCGACCGGTACTCCTGCCATGTTCTTGCATAGCGCTGATGGAATGCATGGAGACGTGGGCATTATCCAAAAAAATGATGTTGTGCTAGCCATTGGGAAGTCTGGGGAAAGTGAGGAATTGAATGCCATTCTGCCCGTGGCACGAAAGGTTGGCGCGAAGGTTATTTCAATTACGGCTCAGCCGAAGTCAACCATGGCAAGACATTCAGATCTCGTTTTGCATACTCCTATAGAAGAGGAAGCCTGCCCGTTTAATATGGCCCCAACGACGAGTACCACCGCGGCGTTGGTCGTGGGTGATGCATTGGCCATGACCTTGATGAAGTTGCGAAATTTTCAGCCTGAAGAGTTCGCCGTGAATCATCCTGGTGGACAATTAGGGAAACGATTGTTGTTAATGGTGGGGGATATCATGCGGTCAGGTGTGGACAATCCCGTTATTCCTGTTTCTGCAGATACGAAGACCATGCTATCGGAAATTACAAGAAAGCGTTCCGGTGCGGTTTCCGTTATTGATGACGAAGGGCGTTTGGTTGGGTTGGTTACGGATTATGATATTCGAAAAGTCTTAGAGCGTGGGGATGATTTATTTGCGGCGAAAATTGTCGATATTATGAACCCCAAACCGGATTTTGTGTTTGAAGACGAAACCGCCTACTCCGCTTTGGAAAAAATGGAGAAACGTGATAAGCCTATTTCTTTATTGCCAGTCTTATCCAGGCATCAGAAAGTTGTTGGGATGATTCACTTGCATGATTTGGTCGTTCGAGGATTGTAA